The following are from one region of the Corynebacterium hindlerae genome:
- a CDS encoding murein biosynthesis integral membrane protein MurJ, with product MAVATLVSRITGFLRNAMIVWTLGAAISSAFNTANTLPNLITEIVLGAVLTSLVVPVLVRAEKEDPDRGEAFVRRLFTLAASLLIVVTILSVLGAPLLTALQLRSDGQVNLSQATAFAVLLLPQIFFYGIFSLFMAVLNTKGIFKPGAWAPVVNNLIALATLGAYWLVPGKLHARQTVSIADPHVLLLGVGTTLGVVVQALILLPYLAKAGVSLKPLWGIDDRLKQFGGMALAIIVYVAISQAGYVVTTRIASGADEAAPNIYQQAWLLLQMPYGIIGVTLLTAIMPRLSRRAAEGDDAGVVADLILGTKLTFLALIPVVVFFTAFGTYISIGLFAYLEFSMDAATTLGWTLSFSAFTLIPYALVLLHLRVFYAREEAWTPTFIIAGITATKVILSYLAQAIATSPDRVVVLLGAANGFGFVAGAVIGATLLRRQLGSLGARDILRSSLWVGGAAVIGAAGAWTLDIALWSLLDGLWSFLGSAGFLIRTALIGFFFLAITAGVLAKSPLEEVQRFTDVVKRRLGRATPSQTAAVSAAVTPTEAMPIPAPMSAGMVQPPRLLPGAPVLDGRFRLLASFGESGDDQVTAKFWQAKEVSTGRDAALVFVEAHGTSLAAQAGAAAEVTRRTRKLVELGCPAVAPDVTVMAYRSGCLVIADWVEGSALRAVAELGAANRDAAAAALAPLADAAATAHGAGVPLGMDSIDRIRISKSGTAVLAFPAVLSSNNPANDCTTLVSAFKILTGEQLSGDAAQVAASLRGVSPEEPLPVAPEEHPEPTSRAGFGAKGYSRTMTGVLIAMSITLVAIIALLTAYLLGVMGGFREDSPVRVEPDVVHVTIEPVPTS from the coding sequence ATGGCGGTAGCAACTCTGGTCTCCCGCATCACGGGCTTCCTCCGCAACGCCATGATCGTGTGGACGCTGGGTGCTGCGATTTCCTCCGCATTCAACACTGCGAACACGCTGCCGAACCTCATTACTGAAATCGTGCTCGGCGCGGTGCTCACCTCGCTCGTGGTGCCGGTGTTGGTGCGCGCGGAGAAGGAAGACCCGGACCGCGGTGAAGCGTTCGTCCGCAGGCTCTTCACTCTGGCGGCCTCGCTCCTGATCGTGGTGACCATCCTGTCGGTGCTCGGGGCTCCACTGCTCACGGCGCTTCAGCTGCGTTCCGACGGCCAGGTCAACCTGAGCCAGGCCACCGCCTTTGCAGTCCTACTGTTGCCACAGATTTTCTTCTACGGCATCTTCTCGCTCTTCATGGCGGTGCTCAACACCAAGGGCATTTTTAAGCCAGGCGCCTGGGCCCCCGTGGTGAACAACCTCATTGCGCTCGCTACCCTCGGGGCATATTGGCTGGTGCCGGGTAAGCTCCATGCCCGGCAAACTGTATCCATCGCAGACCCGCATGTGTTGCTCCTGGGTGTCGGCACAACCCTGGGTGTGGTGGTGCAGGCCCTGATCCTGCTGCCGTACCTGGCCAAGGCCGGGGTGAGCCTCAAACCCCTGTGGGGAATTGATGACCGCCTCAAGCAGTTCGGCGGAATGGCGCTGGCGATTATCGTCTATGTCGCCATCTCCCAGGCCGGTTACGTGGTCACCACCCGTATCGCCTCCGGCGCGGATGAGGCAGCACCGAACATTTACCAGCAGGCCTGGCTGCTGCTGCAGATGCCGTACGGCATCATCGGCGTCACGCTGCTTACCGCGATCATGCCACGCCTGTCCCGCCGGGCCGCCGAAGGTGACGACGCCGGTGTGGTCGCCGACCTCATCTTGGGCACCAAACTCACCTTCTTGGCCCTCATCCCAGTGGTGGTGTTCTTCACCGCCTTCGGCACCTACATCTCCATCGGCCTGTTCGCGTACCTCGAGTTCTCCATGGACGCGGCCACCACGCTCGGCTGGACGCTCTCCTTTTCCGCCTTCACCCTGATCCCGTACGCCCTCGTGCTGCTGCACCTGCGCGTGTTCTACGCCCGGGAAGAAGCCTGGACCCCCACCTTCATCATCGCCGGTATTACCGCGACCAAGGTGATCTTGTCCTACCTTGCGCAGGCTATCGCGACCTCCCCGGACCGCGTGGTGGTGCTGCTGGGTGCCGCGAACGGTTTCGGCTTTGTGGCTGGTGCCGTGATCGGCGCGACACTGCTGCGCCGCCAGCTCGGATCCCTCGGGGCCCGCGACATTCTGCGTTCCTCACTGTGGGTCGGTGGCGCTGCGGTCATCGGCGCAGCGGGTGCGTGGACGCTCGATATTGCGCTCTGGAGTCTGCTTGACGGGTTGTGGAGTTTCCTGGGCTCGGCGGGATTCTTGATCCGCACCGCACTCATCGGGTTCTTCTTCCTGGCCATCACGGCCGGGGTGCTCGCGAAATCCCCGCTGGAAGAAGTGCAGCGGTTCACGGACGTCGTGAAGCGTCGCCTGGGCCGTGCCACCCCAAGCCAGACTGCCGCGGTGAGCGCCGCGGTGACCCCGACGGAGGCCATGCCGATCCCGGCGCCGATGTCTGCCGGCATGGTGCAGCCGCCACGACTGCTGCCAGGCGCGCCCGTGCTGGATGGTAGGTTCCGCCTGCTCGCCTCCTTCGGCGAGTCCGGCGATGACCAGGTAACCGCGAAGTTCTGGCAGGCCAAGGAGGTGAGCACCGGCCGGGATGCTGCGTTGGTGTTCGTGGAGGCCCACGGCACATCGCTCGCAGCTCAGGCCGGGGCGGCAGCTGAGGTCACCCGCCGGACCCGCAAGCTCGTCGAGTTGGGGTGCCCCGCTGTCGCGCCGGATGTGACCGTGATGGCCTACCGCTCCGGCTGCCTAGTCATCGCTGACTGGGTGGAAGGGTCGGCGCTCCGAGCCGTAGCTGAGTTGGGTGCGGCGAACCGTGACGCGGCCGCCGCTGCGCTCGCACCGCTTGCCGACGCCGCTGCCACGGCACACGGCGCCGGGGTGCCTCTCGGGATGGATTCGATCGACCGTATCCGCATTTCCAAGTCCGGTACCGCCGTCCTAGCCTTCCCAGCCGTGTTGTCGAGCAACAATCCCGCCAACGACTGCACCACCCTCGTCAGCGCCTTCAAGATACTCACCGGCGAACAGCTTTCCGGTGATGCTGCTCAGGTGGCGGCGTCACTGCGTGGGGTCTCTCCTGAGGAGCCACTTCCGGTTGCCCCCGAGGAACATCCAGAGCCCACCTCACGGGCTGGTTTCGGAGCGAAGGGCTATTCCCGCACCATGACGGGCGTGCTCATCGCCATGTCCATTACCTTGGTGGCGATCATCGCGCTCCTTACTGCGTACCTGCTCGGGGTGATGGGAGGCTTCCGCGAGGACTCCCCGGTGCGGGTGGAACCCGATGTTGTGCATGTCACGATAGAACCGGTTCCTACCAGCTAG
- a CDS encoding RNA polymerase sigma factor: MNDQTLVTDFIAGDDAAFAQIIHRYHHSLWWTARKYVRSDFDAQDVLQEAYLRAALGLRHYRADCSLKTWLHRLVLNASHDYRTARYRSNELSLLDDHTYDFPHPTYNPLDSLDLTLTLINVLHKLNDDQKTILFMVDVLGYTIYRTADDLGISSGTLKSRRSRAKSYIRAKHPELVR, from the coding sequence ATGAACGATCAAACTTTGGTGACCGATTTCATCGCTGGGGACGATGCGGCATTCGCGCAGATCATCCATCGCTACCACCATTCGTTGTGGTGGACGGCGCGCAAGTATGTCCGCAGCGATTTCGATGCCCAGGATGTGCTGCAGGAAGCGTACCTGCGGGCTGCACTGGGCCTGCGCCACTACCGCGCGGACTGCAGCTTGAAAACATGGCTGCATCGGCTGGTACTCAACGCCAGCCACGACTACCGCACCGCCAGGTACCGTTCCAACGAGCTTTCACTGCTCGATGATCACACTTATGATTTCCCGCACCCTACCTACAACCCACTAGACTCACTGGACCTGACGCTGACGCTGATCAACGTGCTGCATAAGCTTAACGACGACCAAAAAACCATCCTTTTCATGGTGGATGTACTGGGGTACACCATCTACCGAACCGCGGATGATCTGGGAATATCATCAGGAACCCTGAAGTCCCGCCGGTCACGCGCCAAGTCCTATATTCGCGCCAAACACCCGGAACTAGTGCGCTAG
- the trxB gene encoding thioredoxin-disulfide reductase, whose translation MTEIHDVAIIGSGPAGYTAAIYAARAELKPIMFEGIEYGGSLMTTTEVENFPGFAEGIMGPELMDQMRNQAERFGTQLLMEIVDRVDLSGDIKKLYVGDEEYQARAVILAMGAAPRYLNVPGEQELLGRGVSSCATCDGFFFKDHDIAVIGGGDSAMEEATFLTKFAKSVTIVHRREEFRASAIMLERAKANEKIKFATNKVVSRVVGTSSVEGLELTDTVTGEVSELPVTAMFVAIGHDPRSALVQPDVATDDAGYITVAEPSTHTNIPGVFAAGDIVDSHYQQAITAAGAGCRAAIDAEHYLASL comes from the coding sequence ATGACTGAAATCCATGACGTGGCAATCATCGGCTCTGGCCCTGCGGGCTATACCGCAGCAATCTACGCGGCTCGCGCTGAGCTTAAGCCGATCATGTTCGAAGGCATCGAGTACGGTGGCTCACTGATGACAACCACCGAGGTGGAGAATTTCCCTGGCTTTGCCGAGGGAATCATGGGACCAGAACTCATGGATCAGATGCGCAACCAGGCCGAGCGATTCGGTACGCAGCTGCTCATGGAGATCGTGGATCGGGTAGACCTTTCGGGGGATATCAAGAAGCTGTATGTGGGCGATGAGGAGTACCAGGCCCGGGCCGTCATTCTCGCGATGGGTGCGGCGCCACGTTATCTGAACGTCCCAGGTGAGCAGGAGCTGCTCGGTCGTGGCGTGTCGTCCTGCGCAACGTGCGACGGTTTCTTCTTCAAGGATCACGATATCGCCGTGATCGGTGGTGGCGATTCTGCGATGGAGGAGGCAACGTTCCTCACTAAGTTCGCGAAATCCGTGACGATTGTGCACCGCCGAGAAGAGTTCCGAGCATCCGCAATCATGTTGGAGCGGGCGAAAGCTAACGAAAAGATCAAATTTGCTACGAACAAAGTCGTGTCGCGCGTTGTGGGCACCTCTTCAGTGGAAGGCTTGGAGCTTACTGACACCGTCACTGGCGAAGTCTCTGAGCTTCCAGTCACCGCGATGTTTGTGGCCATCGGACATGACCCTCGTTCTGCGTTGGTGCAGCCGGACGTCGCCACAGACGATGCCGGCTACATCACGGTCGCGGAGCCTTCGACCCACACCAACATCCCCGGTGTGTTCGCGGCCGGTGACATAGTGGATAGCCACTACCAGCAGGCCATTACGGCTGCGGGTGCTGGCTGCCGCGCAGCGATTGATGCCGAGCATTACCTGGCGAGCCTGTAA
- the trxA gene encoding thioredoxin: MIVDVTSDTFRSTVIESSKPVLVDFWAEWCGPCKKLGPVLEQVAEELGDAVTIAKVNVDNERTLGAMFQIMSIPAVMIFKDGKKVDEFVGVRSKSDIVAKLQAQL, translated from the coding sequence GTGATTGTCGATGTAACTTCGGATACCTTCCGTAGCACTGTGATCGAGTCTTCCAAGCCTGTGCTGGTGGATTTTTGGGCCGAGTGGTGCGGGCCGTGTAAGAAACTCGGCCCAGTTCTGGAGCAGGTTGCTGAGGAGCTGGGAGACGCTGTTACCATTGCGAAAGTGAACGTGGATAACGAGCGTACGTTGGGCGCGATGTTCCAAATCATGTCTATTCCTGCTGTCATGATTTTCAAGGACGGCAAGAAGGTCGATGAGTTCGTTGGGGTGCGCTCTAAGAGCGATATTGTGGCCAAGCTTCAGGCACAACTGTAA
- a CDS encoding N-acetylmuramoyl-L-alanine amidase: MSDLLRVGDKSPRVAEVRTILAGLGLLPTFDVNLVPESSQQYSEADTIFDEELASAVRAFQQSRGILADGIIRERLLRLLREASYKLGNRVLIFQPGNVMVGDDVAQLQTQLQDLGFYAQRIDGHYGEATYLAVKSYQLNYGLNEDGITGPDTVRALGLLGRRIKGGSKQAISEREQVRKAGPKLAGKRVVIDPHLGGEHTGQVVQGKFGTITEEEILWDLATRIEGRMIAAGMEAILSRPRHSDPSIKQRADIANAFGADLLINLQCDSYPNEKAGGAATFYFGSEIGATSLTGEMLSGYVQREVVARTGLVNCGNHARTWEILRMSKMPTIELVCGYLSNPTDVAILTDPKKRDAIAEAVVVAVKRLYLLDEDDQPTGTFKFTELLAAEDM, from the coding sequence TTGTCCGATCTGTTGCGGGTTGGCGATAAGAGCCCTCGGGTAGCCGAGGTCCGAACCATTTTGGCGGGCCTGGGTTTGTTGCCGACCTTCGACGTAAACCTGGTCCCGGAGTCTTCCCAGCAATATTCTGAGGCGGACACCATCTTTGATGAGGAACTCGCCTCCGCTGTTCGCGCGTTTCAGCAGAGCAGAGGAATCCTCGCTGATGGCATCATCAGGGAAAGGCTGCTGCGACTTCTGCGCGAAGCATCGTACAAGCTAGGTAATCGCGTCCTCATTTTCCAGCCCGGGAACGTGATGGTGGGCGACGATGTTGCCCAGCTCCAGACCCAGCTGCAGGACTTGGGGTTTTATGCGCAGCGTATCGACGGCCATTACGGTGAAGCCACGTACCTGGCAGTGAAGTCCTACCAGCTCAATTACGGTCTGAATGAGGATGGAATCACGGGCCCTGACACGGTTCGGGCGCTCGGGCTGTTAGGACGCCGTATTAAGGGCGGTTCCAAGCAAGCTATTTCGGAGCGGGAGCAGGTCCGTAAAGCTGGCCCGAAGTTGGCGGGTAAGCGAGTAGTTATTGACCCGCACCTGGGTGGCGAACACACCGGTCAGGTGGTGCAAGGCAAGTTCGGCACGATCACGGAGGAAGAGATCCTGTGGGATCTGGCAACCCGGATTGAGGGCCGGATGATTGCCGCTGGGATGGAGGCAATCCTGTCCCGGCCTCGTCATAGCGATCCTTCCATCAAGCAGCGTGCGGACATCGCGAATGCTTTTGGGGCGGATTTGTTGATTAACCTGCAGTGCGATTCTTACCCCAATGAGAAAGCTGGTGGCGCGGCGACGTTCTACTTTGGTTCGGAAATCGGGGCAACGTCGCTCACAGGTGAGATGCTGTCGGGCTATGTGCAGCGCGAAGTAGTGGCCCGCACTGGGCTGGTCAATTGTGGCAACCACGCCCGCACCTGGGAGATCCTGCGCATGTCCAAGATGCCAACGATCGAGCTAGTGTGTGGTTATCTGTCTAACCCGACGGATGTTGCCATTTTGACGGATCCTAAGAAGCGGGATGCCATTGCGGAAGCAGTCGTGGTTGCTGTGAAGCGCCTGTACCTGCTGGACGAGGACGATCAGCCCACCGGTACCTTCAAGTTCA